One part of the Nostoc sp. PCC 7120 = FACHB-418 genome encodes these proteins:
- a CDS encoding universal stress protein, which yields MFKKILVAVENTEMGKQVFERGLSLATATNAELLLLHVISPFDEDYLTAGAMETQSFYGTSQIHSVEYYIGKWNALKQEGIDFLTLLTNQAIAKGVTADFTQELGDPSRLICEIARGWNADLIVLGRRGLHGLSEFFLGSVSNYVLHHAPCSVLTVQGIIPATPETPVIASSI from the coding sequence ATGTTTAAAAAAATTTTGGTTGCTGTTGAAAATACTGAAATGGGTAAGCAAGTATTTGAGAGAGGTTTATCATTAGCAACAGCAACTAACGCCGAATTATTGTTGTTACACGTTATCTCACCTTTCGATGAAGATTACTTGACGGCTGGAGCGATGGAAACACAAAGTTTTTATGGAACCTCCCAAATTCATAGTGTTGAGTATTACATAGGAAAGTGGAACGCTCTCAAGCAAGAGGGTATAGATTTTTTGACCTTGTTAACTAATCAAGCGATCGCTAAAGGTGTAACAGCTGATTTTACCCAAGAATTAGGTGATCCTAGTCGCTTAATTTGTGAAATTGCCCGTGGTTGGAACGCCGATCTAATTGTTTTAGGTCGTCGGGGTTTACATGGCTTGAGTGAATTTTTCCTCGGTAGCGTTAGTAATTATGTTTTGCATCACGCTCCCTGTTCAGTGTTGACGGTACAGGGCATCATTCCCGCTACGCCA
- the ppsA gene encoding phosphoenolpyruvate synthase: MVEIIIDPHTSDSVFKEQALVLPLNQVGIADIPLVGGKNASLGEMIQQLRRKGVKVPTGFATTAHAYRYFITSAGLEAKLREIFADLDVEDVQNLRQRGKQARLLMLQTPFPQELQTAIAQAYATLCQEYGDDTDVAVRSSATAEDLPDASFAGQQETYLNVHGLQAVLESCHKCFASIFTDRAISYRQIKGFDHFNIALSVGVQKMVRSDLATSGVMFSIDTETGFKDAVLITAAYGLGENVVQGAVNPDEYLVFKPTLKQGYRSIIEKRLGTKEIKMIYDLGGSKLTKNISVTPSERSVFALNDEDILQLAHWGCIIEEHYSQVRGVYTPMDIEWAKDGLTNELFIVQARPETVQSQKVNNVLRNYRLSPSLIPNPQPLIPLITGRSVGEMIGQGKARVILDVHQISQFQAGEVLVTNRTDPDWEPIMKRASAIVTNSGGRTCHAAIIAREMGIPAIVGCGNATTVLKTGQEITVSCAEGETGKVYSGLLPYEVQEIPLEKLPCTHTQIMMNVGNPEEAFGLTSIPNDGVGLARMEFIINNHIKAHPLALIHFDELEDELAKYKIAELTAQYEDKTLFFVDKLAQGIATIAAAFYPKPVIVRLSDFKSNEYANLLGGKQFEPKEENPMIGWRGASRYYDPRYREGFALECQAMKRVREEMGLTNVILMVPFCRTPNEGRRVLDEMAKHGLVQGENGLQVYVMCELPSNVQLADEFSQVFDGFSIGSNDLTQLTLGLDRDSELVAHLFDERDEAVKRMIAKAIATVKQHGRKIGICGQAPSDYPDFARFLVEQGIDSISLNPDSVLKTLLEIAAAEGKKV; this comes from the coding sequence ATGGTAGAAATAATAATAGATCCACACACATCTGATTCAGTCTTTAAAGAACAAGCTCTAGTTTTACCTTTGAACCAAGTGGGAATTGCAGATATCCCTTTAGTAGGAGGAAAGAACGCTTCTTTAGGTGAAATGATTCAACAGTTGCGGCGCAAAGGTGTAAAAGTTCCCACTGGGTTTGCGACAACTGCTCATGCTTATAGATATTTCATTACTTCCGCAGGTTTGGAAGCAAAATTAAGAGAAATTTTTGCTGATTTAGATGTAGAGGATGTGCAGAATTTGCGGCAGCGTGGTAAACAAGCAAGGTTGCTGATGCTGCAAACTCCTTTTCCGCAGGAATTACAAACAGCGATCGCCCAAGCTTATGCCACTCTCTGTCAAGAGTATGGTGATGATACTGATGTTGCTGTCCGTTCTAGCGCCACAGCTGAAGACTTACCGGATGCTAGCTTTGCCGGTCAACAAGAAACCTATTTAAATGTCCACGGTTTGCAAGCTGTTCTGGAATCTTGCCATAAATGTTTTGCCTCAATTTTCACTGACCGCGCCATCTCTTATCGCCAAATCAAAGGCTTTGATCACTTCAACATAGCCTTATCAGTCGGCGTGCAGAAAATGGTACGTTCTGATTTGGCTACTTCTGGTGTCATGTTCTCTATTGATACCGAAACAGGTTTCAAAGATGCAGTTTTGATTACCGCCGCCTATGGTTTAGGGGAAAACGTTGTCCAAGGTGCAGTTAACCCCGATGAATATTTAGTATTTAAACCAACCCTGAAACAGGGTTACCGTTCAATTATTGAAAAACGCCTGGGTACTAAAGAAATTAAGATGATTTATGACTTAGGTGGCTCAAAATTGACTAAAAACATCTCTGTGACACCATCAGAACGCAGCGTCTTCGCCCTCAACGATGAAGATATTCTGCAACTAGCACATTGGGGCTGCATCATTGAAGAACACTATTCCCAAGTGCGTGGTGTTTACACACCAATGGATATTGAATGGGCTAAAGATGGCTTGACTAATGAATTGTTCATCGTCCAAGCACGGCCGGAAACCGTGCAGTCGCAAAAGGTGAACAATGTCTTGCGGAATTACAGGTTATCCCCATCCCTAATCCCTAATCCCCAACCCCTAATTCCTCTTATTACCGGTCGCAGTGTCGGGGAAATGATTGGACAAGGTAAAGCCAGAGTGATTTTGGATGTGCATCAAATTAGCCAGTTTCAAGCGGGGGAAGTGCTGGTAACTAATCGTACTGACCCTGATTGGGAACCAATTATGAAACGTGCTAGCGCCATTGTGACTAACTCTGGTGGTAGAACTTGTCATGCGGCGATTATTGCTAGGGAAATGGGAATACCGGCGATCGTCGGTTGTGGTAATGCGACTACTGTTTTAAAAACTGGGCAAGAAATTACTGTTAGTTGTGCGGAAGGGGAAACAGGGAAAGTCTATTCAGGTTTGTTACCCTACGAAGTCCAAGAAATTCCTTTGGAGAAACTACCTTGCACACACACCCAAATTATGATGAATGTGGGCAATCCCGAAGAAGCTTTTGGCTTAACTAGTATTCCTAATGATGGGGTGGGATTGGCAAGGATGGAATTTATTATTAACAACCACATCAAAGCACACCCCTTAGCATTGATTCACTTTGATGAGTTAGAAGACGAACTAGCTAAATACAAAATTGCTGAGTTAACGGCTCAATACGAGGATAAAACCCTATTCTTTGTGGATAAACTAGCTCAAGGAATTGCCACCATCGCAGCTGCTTTTTATCCCAAACCCGTTATTGTCCGTCTCTCTGACTTCAAAAGCAACGAATACGCCAATCTTTTAGGTGGTAAACAGTTTGAACCCAAAGAAGAAAACCCGATGATTGGCTGGCGTGGTGCTTCTCGCTACTATGACCCCCGCTACCGTGAAGGTTTTGCCCTAGAGTGTCAGGCAATGAAACGAGTACGGGAAGAGATGGGTTTAACCAACGTCATTTTAATGGTTCCCTTCTGCCGCACTCCCAATGAAGGACGGCGCGTGTTGGACGAAATGGCAAAACATGGCTTGGTGCAAGGTGAAAACGGCTTACAAGTTTACGTTATGTGTGAACTACCCAGTAACGTGCAGCTAGCAGACGAATTTAGTCAAGTATTTGATGGTTTCTCCATCGGTTCCAATGACCTCACACAGTTAACACTGGGGTTAGACAGAGATTCGGAGTTAGTTGCCCATTTATTTGATGAACGGGACGAAGCCGTTAAGCGCATGATTGCTAAAGCGATCGCCACAGTTAAACAACATGGACGTAAAATTGGTATCTGTGGTCAAGCGCCAAGCGATTACCCAGACTTTGCCCGCTTCCTCGTCGAACAAGGAATTGATTCCATCAGCCTCAACCCCGATTCAGTCCTCAAGACGCTGCTGGAAATCGCCGCCGCAGAGGGGAAAAAAGTGTAG
- a CDS encoding sensor histidine kinase — translation MLHTPPISTITGLVLIVDDTPTNLEVVSETLGDAGFDVAIATSGDRALQQVERRLPDLILLDVMMPGIDGFETCRRLKANDRTCHIPIIFMTALCDSESKVKALELGAVDYIVKPFYEKEVLARVSTHLQLSQLTQNLAAQVAQKAAELEASQLQLIQNEKMSALGNLVAGVAHEINNPIGAIVGNVNVAQDYINDLLGIIDLYGRKFPQPDAEIEDQLEAVDLDYIREDLPKLIRAMKDGGDRITSISKSLCTFSRADSDTKQIFNLHEGIDSTILILKHRLKANERRPAIEIITHYSDLPEIECFPGQLNQVFMNILANAIDALDESNNGRSFTEIQADPNKILVKTFVENHHVKISIADNAKGIGQEVKQKIFDRLFTTKPVGKGTGLGLAIARQIVEQTHGGKLSCNSILGQGTEFVIEFSL, via the coding sequence ATGCTACACACACCACCAATATCTACCATCACAGGTTTAGTTTTAATTGTTGATGATACGCCCACCAATCTAGAGGTAGTTTCAGAGACATTGGGCGATGCAGGCTTTGATGTGGCGATCGCGACTAGTGGCGATCGCGCATTACAACAAGTTGAACGCCGCCTCCCCGACCTGATTTTACTAGATGTGATGATGCCTGGAATCGATGGATTTGAAACTTGCCGACGGCTCAAAGCCAATGACCGCACCTGCCATATTCCCATTATTTTTATGACTGCCCTTTGCGATAGTGAGAGCAAAGTCAAGGCATTGGAACTAGGAGCAGTAGACTATATAGTCAAACCCTTCTATGAAAAAGAGGTTTTGGCACGAGTCAGTACCCATTTACAACTGTCTCAACTTACCCAAAACCTCGCAGCCCAAGTTGCTCAAAAAGCAGCAGAACTAGAAGCATCCCAACTGCAACTAATTCAAAACGAAAAAATGTCTGCCCTCGGTAATCTGGTAGCTGGGGTTGCCCACGAAATCAATAATCCCATTGGCGCAATTGTCGGCAATGTCAATGTGGCACAGGATTATATTAATGACTTGCTCGGCATCATCGATCTCTATGGACGGAAATTCCCTCAACCTGATGCGGAAATTGAAGATCAACTGGAAGCCGTTGATCTAGATTACATCCGAGAAGATTTACCTAAACTAATTCGCGCCATGAAAGATGGCGGCGATCGCATTACATCTATCAGTAAAAGTCTATGTACTTTCTCTCGTGCAGATAGTGACACCAAGCAAATTTTTAATCTGCATGAAGGGATTGATAGTACAATTTTAATTCTCAAACATCGGCTCAAAGCTAACGAACGACGTCCAGCAATTGAAATTATCACCCATTACAGTGATTTACCTGAAATAGAATGTTTTCCTGGTCAGCTAAATCAGGTATTTATGAATATTTTAGCTAATGCTATTGATGCTTTAGATGAATCAAACAATGGCCGTAGTTTTACAGAAATTCAAGCCGACCCCAATAAAATCCTAGTGAAAACATTTGTCGAAAATCATCATGTCAAAATATCAATTGCTGATAATGCTAAGGGGATCGGTCAAGAAGTTAAACAAAAAATATTTGACCGTTTATTTACCACAAAACCCGTGGGGAAAGGCACGGGTTTAGGTTTAGCTATAGCTAGACAAATAGTCGAGCAAACCCACGGTGGCAAGTTGAGTTGTAATTCTATCCTTGGTCAAGGTACTGAGTTTGTCATTGAGTTTTCACTATAA
- a CDS encoding hybrid sensor histidine kinase/response regulator yields MPMSTLSFWQFFPSAKKPVCDSPSSLQTNPVRHSRSLLAKVIVGGTTLFVVVGAYFSYQTVRSIMLTNLKGQVLSEVEQSRDEIDHWLAMLKVRVEMLANTDLVRSVDWAIASKYLKAEDQRIEDFSLFGLTTPEGWRESTVPNSKRANVTDRRWFQRSIAGYVHVGDPMIARANGISSVPISSPIRRDGNLSSSPIGVVHGSVSVDRIKYVTETLKYGENSYAFTLNSAGQAIIHPNPAFMTTIEKPGIKLVEAADSGLAAIAQKMVNQQQGIELVTLDKTKKYVAFLPLKEANWSVALVIPRENIESQLKLLDIIALAILALAGTLIGVLVYVQSAEQTQLKQSKALADAAKESADSANNAKSEFLANMSHELRTPLNGILGYAQILGRSKVLPDKERQGVNIIHQCGSHLLTLINDILDLSKIEARKLELASQAFHLPSFMQGVVEICHIRVQQKGIEFHYEPDADLPAGISADEKRLRQVLINLLGNAIKFTDRGSVALRVQRTGLEESDPRTKLRFSIVDTGVGIASADINKLFQTFEQVGEQKRKVEGTGLGLAISQQLVQLMGGQIQVKSQLGVGSEFFFEIILPLASDWSQQQTASVGNIIGYEGVKRHILVVDDRWENRAVLLNLLEPLGFIITEAENGQAGLDQLQQHLPDLVITDLVMPVMDGFEMLRKIREQEQLRSLKILVSSASVAQIDQQMSIDAGGDDFLAKPVQVNDLFTLLEKHLELTWKTEDITHKSADQQQLTELIPPPLADLQSWLELVQEGRLKKLIAAAEQLAQESDRYQPFTQQIIQLAKQFQSEQLEQFIQQYLS; encoded by the coding sequence ATGCCTATGTCCACCCTTTCGTTCTGGCAATTTTTCCCATCAGCTAAAAAACCTGTCTGCGATTCGCCCTCATCTCTCCAGACGAACCCTGTTAGACATTCGCGCAGCCTATTAGCTAAGGTAATTGTCGGTGGTACTACTTTATTTGTAGTTGTAGGTGCTTATTTCAGCTATCAGACCGTGCGAAGTATCATGCTAACCAATCTCAAGGGGCAAGTTCTATCAGAAGTGGAACAGAGCCGAGATGAGATTGATCACTGGTTAGCAATGCTCAAAGTCAGAGTTGAAATGTTGGCAAATACAGATTTAGTGCGCTCAGTAGATTGGGCGATCGCCAGTAAATATTTAAAAGCAGAAGACCAGCGAATTGAAGATTTTTCCCTCTTTGGTTTAACCACACCAGAAGGATGGCGCGAGAGTACAGTCCCGAACAGTAAACGGGCAAATGTCACAGATCGACGCTGGTTTCAAAGGTCAATTGCCGGATATGTCCATGTAGGTGATCCGATGATTGCCAGAGCGAATGGCATATCATCAGTACCAATATCGTCTCCTATTCGCAGAGATGGAAATTTATCGAGTTCTCCCATCGGTGTCGTGCATGGAAGTGTTTCTGTTGATCGCATCAAGTATGTCACAGAGACACTAAAATACGGCGAAAATAGCTATGCTTTTACGCTCAACTCTGCCGGACAAGCGATTATACATCCTAACCCCGCCTTCATGACCACAATCGAAAAGCCGGGGATCAAATTGGTTGAGGCCGCAGATTCAGGTTTAGCGGCGATCGCCCAAAAGATGGTAAATCAGCAACAGGGTATTGAATTAGTCACCCTTGACAAAACTAAAAAATATGTGGCGTTTCTCCCTCTCAAAGAAGCTAACTGGTCAGTAGCACTTGTTATTCCCCGTGAAAATATTGAATCTCAACTCAAGCTTCTAGATATAATTGCTCTGGCAATCTTAGCCTTGGCGGGAACACTAATAGGGGTGTTGGTCTATGTCCAATCTGCGGAACAAACCCAACTCAAACAATCAAAAGCCTTAGCGGATGCAGCTAAAGAAAGTGCTGACAGTGCCAACAATGCCAAGAGTGAATTTCTCGCCAACATGAGCCACGAACTCCGCACACCGTTGAATGGGATTCTCGGCTATGCCCAAATTCTGGGACGCTCGAAAGTCTTACCCGACAAAGAACGTCAGGGAGTCAACATCATTCACCAGTGTGGCTCTCATCTGCTCACACTGATCAACGACATACTGGATTTGTCCAAAATTGAAGCTCGTAAACTGGAACTTGCCTCTCAAGCTTTTCACTTGCCGTCTTTCATGCAAGGCGTTGTCGAAATTTGCCATATTCGGGTGCAGCAGAAAGGCATTGAGTTTCATTACGAACCTGATGCCGATTTACCCGCAGGTATCAGTGCCGATGAAAAACGTCTACGCCAAGTATTAATTAACCTACTCGGTAACGCCATTAAGTTTACTGATCGCGGTAGTGTTGCCCTACGTGTTCAAAGAACTGGGCTGGAGGAGTCCGATCCCCGCACCAAACTGCGCTTTAGCATCGTCGATACTGGTGTGGGGATTGCGTCAGCAGATATCAACAAACTCTTCCAAACATTTGAACAAGTGGGGGAGCAGAAGCGGAAAGTAGAAGGAACGGGGCTAGGATTAGCCATTAGCCAACAGCTTGTGCAGTTAATGGGTGGACAGATTCAGGTCAAGAGTCAGCTTGGTGTGGGTAGCGAGTTCTTTTTCGAGATCATCCTGCCCTTAGCAAGTGACTGGAGTCAACAGCAGACCGCATCTGTGGGTAATATTATTGGCTATGAAGGAGTAAAACGCCATATTTTAGTCGTAGACGATCGCTGGGAAAATCGCGCCGTCTTGCTGAATCTGCTAGAGCCGCTAGGGTTCATCATCACCGAAGCCGAAAACGGACAAGCAGGCTTAGACCAACTCCAGCAACATCTTCCTGATTTAGTCATTACTGACTTAGTTATGCCTGTGATGGATGGTTTTGAGATGCTGCGAAAGATTCGGGAACAGGAACAACTGCGATCGCTCAAAATTCTGGTCTCTTCTGCTTCCGTCGCTCAAATTGATCAACAAATGAGTATTGATGCCGGCGGCGATGATTTTCTCGCCAAACCTGTGCAAGTGAATGATTTGTTCACACTTCTCGAAAAACATCTCGAACTCACTTGGAAAACTGAAGACATCACCCATAAATCCGCAGATCAGCAGCAACTAACAGAACTAATTCCACCCCCCTTAGCCGATCTCCAGTCTTGGTTAGAACTCGTGCAAGAGGGGCGATTGAAGAAACTCATAGCCGCCGCAGAACAACTGGCGCAAGAGAGCGATCGCTACCAACCGTTCACTCAGCAGATTATTCAACTTGCTAAACAATTCCAAAGTGAACAACTTGAACAGTTCATTCAGCAGTATCTTTCTTAA